The following are encoded in a window of Narcine bancroftii isolate sNarBan1 chromosome 2, sNarBan1.hap1, whole genome shotgun sequence genomic DNA:
- the LOC138753113 gene encoding oxygen-regulated protein 1 — MADQLPLKLFQERPQISKREKYISAHHFQVPNAVGSKKIYFYKSGDSQFSGIRMAVNSRTFKTFDSLLDDLSKKIPLPFGVRTITTPSGSNSVKSLSDLKDGQSYICSDQRRVKPINLKVANRKPHPWFISKVFNQEQLRTQQTRMKVSRVLYGESRQSAGLPKKLVVFRNGNPSFRRNLVLNKQTVQNFEELLNYITELMHFPVVKIYSTNGKMIETLYPVKYILDSVVAAGHEAYKPREYDISKSFLRSKLPATSKSVCNPVNEGDNQNYKVKSGRRRWRINSVSPSSSKPHGYTPSSDELSINVSKNPLGSSFTVIKDETSSYKDSIYAIEDDNPVMPSEDDIEKSVYVNEDGSVTVEMKVQLQIKEEEIIEWTTTISGTGVCDKKSNAYKSKLESRIEKRDFVQSHHQSKTMQSIDLGPEQQLDLCKSLHFTMDMEMDKGIWQNHFSNTNENLLGSAVELCHCKRGPPKRSVKQGEVSQEYIIAKADTQNSKNIIQYSNPGEAGLGEFTVELDNELISIFNENNSFEINGDAFSDGLHPKRAINVNTQGKEKKIQDKGSSFIGEVPSSRSSQQHREDQFDAAKSINLTEESTRMSNVSSAYWGKNKCVDSDINFTKMHSGPSSEGPRSSISKQKVKERRKKSTTFQYSRAPMPVQYETSDLSSGIMYSLTRTERKQIKDVNTRCPYSSGFCVARMPIVLADMSSVSRRSPSSTVKCQNSTKINNKGKMLMNTDLSDSFTNEEKTEDLSLVNTDLGFTSEINEKNCRDNSSGSTNLHTEYCSDSQSLQLLCQPEKNEVVSDVFTVPNADYEVVNSGKYENTDCNTTKVSDESKETFYIGSYGDISLSLCLTDLASPEEETNSNQCQIPIICQSDKRFTTTESLENRLQTMEDQHLITICKSFVTFSMPENVSEVYISQDIFSEHNKTIMTACTKQLHKAGDLCRTITNEDNSNLSESFTSMIDFDSECTFGKGNNSSYSTASAIQLCSSEPIRKKCKCVGKKNHKIPNIYAVEKDFKHNTPRAVLLSSLLHQNQELCSADIYKRQNMVHNLPGISLTSHLMHHDKNLGPYLSTSFAEGEDSDFTCCNEANNMPDKDSDSMNQSEGIKAEIKVSTEHKLKQTSDKIGCIMKRKHEESEDCSNNYLLQCQLNEAEGEIKAAPISNEILCQPAAEMTTIESNKETNEIAVQVDFGVVSDTANERNSIEEQDLRQILWKLQSTVDSFKNLSHHRQKSHLKESYRMPDMSEHLAATLSTSSKVLLAWLAIINLNVSTPSATEAALVNKCGCSEVLTFLELIRHVVKFQKSTDAKENISDLQKCASHLVKLWANEYKEESNCIDDTDPKVQCPLQTETSADKQTVLFGTPQQLTSTIENDLDMQNLIEKQDPIETKREVEINVSTHPNEEGKKKKTFKEVGSNEIGLVNSKDHLVLADILEDQVACDSIHQNVHTVENTAAMNKEWNNKKLSVLALNENLKKRVFIEHEKFIANRIKNIKNVQPVYLMGIDTKEHLTSGNATAGVDDFLAVSDVMPPKTKISPQSHLDHESLLTTDKYGPNDRNYFYQVEHRKGNNVCENKLPASASVFSVAHFENESKNDSKQQANKISDNLFFEDKADSMELLSCVCPCVPPNYGDKHSLKRQLTHDLSDGDQTSANSIASDYNSQASNEMTTEGEEDNFVKSNHFSANFVRKATDRLYGKSKVISRGQPPLSNDTSRGDKTCSVKNELLNISGLTKGETFKTSQINNSHSEEEGVFIEKGRWLLKENHLIRKSPPLNLIMSGNLDTSVDTTFDNTSDDMASPHVCALHSVPPLSEMSSSEIEEMIKPKATCNYFSMPHASDSEPFSDLISLESKQGHASRGSNLIQKTESDKRSVRTSAKLSMKVDDDDSSFASVGIHMFNNKVGPLAQPLPDRILEEQGPGEAARINRALPNPDSLDKLHLLCGQHCPILTAVIEPSNEGSRRFIYRKKTDLENQRIPYLEDGCTIRKYECLMTESGTCMELNKVIIDSIVDDTSNWFKTPSIYNKINRIKLGLDAKYLGTSDKILKLPLHTDKGELVHKDKPYLSEVIIEVKKKYIKNIVKRWFMKQKMQNSIKAIKEKINRWSVQAQKVEDPLSGQTDSYILSARISIANNNIIVPLLESEIISLVFPSEDFNRNDVAFNSEKEQFCGSQKPRCGNNNK, encoded by the exons ATGGCTGATCAACTGCCTTTAAAGCTTTTTCAAGAAAGACCACAGATCTCAAAAAGGGAGAAGTATATCTCTGCGCACCACTTCCAGGTTCCAAATGCTGTTGGATCAAAGAAGATCTATTTTTATAAAAGTGGAGACTCTCAATTTTCTGGGATTAGGATGGCTGTCAACAGTCGTACCTTCAAGACATTTGATTCTTTATTAGATGATTTGTCTAAAAAGATTCCATTGCCATTTGGTGTACGAACAATTACCACACCCAGTGGTAGCAATAGTGTGAAAAGTCTTTCTGATCTTAAAGATGGACAATCTTACATTTGCTCTGACCAAAGAAGAGTGAAGCCCATTAACCTCAAGGTTGCTAATAGGAAACCACATCCCTGGTTTATCAGCAAAGTATTTAATCAAGAGCAGCTTCGAACACAACAAACCAGAATGAAAGTTTCCAGAGTACTTTATGGGGAGTCACGACAATCCGCAGGACTTCCAAAGAAACTTGTTGTATTCAGGAATGGCAATCCTAGCTTCAGGCGTAATCTAGTTCTGAACAAACAAACAGTTCAAAACTTTGAAGAACTTTTAAATTATATTACTGAGCTAATGCATTTTCCTGTGGTAAAGATCTACAGTACAAATGGGAAAATG ATCGAAACCCTTTACCCAGTGAAGTATATCCTTGATTCTGTGGTCGCTGCTGGTCACGAGGCTTATAAACCCAGAGAATATGATATTTCAAAATCATTCCTTCGCAGTAAATTACCAGCTACTTCAAAGAGTGTTTGTAATCCAGTCAATGAAGGAGACAACCAAAACT ACAAGGTTAAATCAGGGAGAAGACGATGGAGGATTAACTCAGTATCCCCTTCTAGTTCTAAACCTCATGGTTATACACCATCATCTGATGAATTAAGCATAAATGTCAGTAAAAATCCTTTGGGAAGTAGTTTTACTGTAATCAAAGATGAAACCAGTTCCTACAAGGATTCCATCTATGCAATAGAAGATGATAACCCAGTGATGCCATCTGAAGATGACATTGAGAAGTCTGTTTATGTGAATGAAGATGGCAGTGTGACAGTAGAAATGAAAGTACAGCTTCAGATAAAAGAGGAAGAGATAATTGAGTGGACAACTACAATTAGTGGTACTGGTGTATGTGACAAAAAAAGTAATGCTTACAAGTCAAAACTGGAATCTCGCATTGAAAAACGGGATTTTGTGCAATCCCATCATCAATCCAAAACAATGCAATCCATAGACCTTGGACCTGAGCAACAGTTGGATCTTTGTAAATCATTACACTTCACAATGGATATGGAGATGGACAAAGGAATCTGGCAAAATCATTTTTCTAACACTAATGAAAATCTCCTTGGATCAGCAGTAGAACTGTGCCATTGTAAGCGAGGTCCTCCAAAAAGATCAGTAAAGCAGGGTGAAGTTTCCCAGGAATATATAATTGCAAAGGCAGACACACAAAATAGCAAAAATATAATTCAATATTCAAACCCAGGAGAGGCAGGACTTGGAGAGTTCACAGTGGAGCTTGACAATGAACTTATTTCCATATTTAATGAAAATAATTCTTTTGAAATAAATGGCGATGCATTTTCTGATGGTCTACATCCAAAGAGGGCAATTAATGTAAATACtcaaggaaaagagaaaaaaatccaaGATAAAGGGTCATCTTTCATTGGAGAAGTCCCCTCTTCAAGAAGTTCACAACAACACCGTGAAGATCAGTTTGATGCAGCAAAATCTATCAACTTGACTGAAGAAAGTACAAGAATGTCAAATGTTTCATCAGCGTATTGgggcaaaaataaatgtgttgattcagatattaattttactaagatgCACTCAGGACCCTCATCTGAAGGTCCTAGATCTTCTATTTCAAAGCAGaaagtaaaagaaagaagaaaaaagagcaCAACCTTCCAATATTCTAGAGCTCCCATGCCAGTTCAATATGAAACAAGTGACTTGTCATCTGGAATTATGTATTCACTTACACGAACAGAAAGGAAACAAATAAAAGATGTAAACACCAGATGTCCATACAGTTCTGGATTCTGTGTGGCCAGAATGCCTATAGTTTTAGCAGATATGAGTAGTGTTTCAAGACGTTCACCAAGTTCTACTGTGAAGTGTCAGAACAGCACTAAAATTAATAATAAGGGTAAAATGCTGATGAATACAGATTTAAGTGATTCATTTACAAATGAAGAAAAAACTGAGGACTTGAGTCTTGTTAACACTGATTTGGGGTTCACTTCAGAAATAAATGAGAAAAACTGCAGAGACAATTCTAGTGGGAGCAcaaacttacacacagaatattgCAGTGATTCACAATCCCTTCAATTACTATGTCAACCTGAAAAGAATGAAGTTGTGAGTGATGTTTTTACTGTTCCTAATGCTGATTATGAGGTAGTCAACAGTGGAAAATATGAAAATACTGACTGTAATACTACTAAGGTGTCTGATGAAAGCAAAGAGACATTTTACATTGGAAGTTACGGTGATATTTCATTATCTCTTTGCTTAACTGACTTAGCATCTCCTGAAGAAGAAACAAACTCTAATCAATGTCAAATACCAATAATTTGCCAATCAGATAAAAGGTTTACCACTACAGAGTCATTGGAAAATAGACTCCAAACAATGGAAGATCAACACCTTATTACCATTTGCAAGAGTTTTGTAACATTCTCCATGCCTGAAAATGTATCTGAAGTCTACATTTCCCAAGATATTTTTTCAGAGCATAACAAGACTATAATGACAGCCTGCACAAAGCAATTACATAAAGCAGGTGATCtatgcagaacaattacaaatgaGGACAATTCCAATTTATCAGAGAGTTTCACATCAATGATAGATTTTGACTCTGAATGTacttttggaaaaggaaataacagTAGTTACTCAACTGCAAGTGCCATCCAGCTGTGCTCTTCTGAGCCtattagaaaaaaatgtaaatgtgtgGGAAAGAAAAACCACAAAATACCTAATATATATGCAGTCGAGAAAGATTtcaaacacaatactccaagagcaGTGCTTCTTTCATCTTTATTACATCAAAATCAGGAATTATGCAGTGCAGATATTTACAAACGTCAAAACATGGTGCATAATTTGCCAGGAATATCTCTCACTTCACATTTGATGCACCATGACAAAAATCTTGGACCCTACCTCTCCACATCATTTGCAGAAGGGGAAGACAGTGATTTCACATGTTGCAATGAAGCAAATAACATGCCTGATAAAGACTCTGATTCTATGAACCAATCTGAAGGAATTAAAGCTGAAATAAAAGTTTCAACTGAACACAAATTAAAACAAACATCAGACAAAATTGGTTGCATCATGAAAAGGAAGCATGAAGAGTCAGAAGACTGCAGCAATAATTATTTATTGCAATGCCAACTAAATGAGGCTgagggagaaattaaagctgcacCCATCTCAAATGAGATTTTGTGCCAACCAGCTGCAGAAATGACCACAATTGAAAGTAATAAAGAAACTAATGAGATTGCAGTTCAAGTTGACTTTGGAGTAGTTTCTGATACAGCCAATGAGAGAAACTCCATTGAAGAACAGGACCTACGCCAGATATTGTGGAAGCTACAATCAACAGTAGATAGCTTCAAGAATCTATCCCATCACAGACAAAAATCACATCTCAAGGAATCTTATAGGATGCCAGATATGTCAGAGCATCTTGCCGCCACGCTGAGCACCTCTTCAAAGGTCCTGCTTGCCTGGTTAGCAATTATCAACCTGAATGTTTCAACTCCTTCTGCCACTGAGGCTGCACTGGTGAATAAATGTGGCTGCTCTGAGGTATTAACATTCTTGGAATTGATAAGGCATGTTGTGAAGTTTCAAAAATCTACTGatgcaaaagaaaatatttcGGACCTGCAGAAGTGTGCCTCACATTTGGTAAAGTTGTGGGCAAATGAATATAAAGAAGAATCTAATTGCATTGATGACACTGATCCAAAAGTGCAATGCCCTCTACAGACTGAAACTTCTGCTGATAAACAAACTGTTTTGTTTGGTACTCCACAACAATTAACCAGTACCATTGAAAATGATCTTGATATGCAAAATTTAATTGAGAAGCAGGATCCAATTGAAACAAAGAGAGAAGTTGAAATAAATGTTAGCACCCATCCAAATGAAgaagggaaaaagaaaaaaacttttaaagaagTAGGTAGTAATGAAATTGGATTAGTCAATTCAAAAGATCATTTAGTTCTTGCTGACATTTTAGAAGATCAAGTAGCTTGTGACTCCATTCATCAAAATGTACATACAGTTGAAAACACTGCAGCTATGAACAAAGAATGGAATAACAAAAAGCTTTCAGTTCTGGCACTAAATGAGAATCTGAAGAAAAGGGTTTTCATTGAACACGAGAAATTTATTGCCAAcagaataaaaaatattaaaaatgtgcAGCCTGTATACCTGATGGGCATTGACACCAAAGAACATTTGACATCTGGCAATGCCACAGCTGGTGTAGATGATTTTTTAGCAGTTTCAGATGTAATGCCCCCCAAAACTAAGATTTCTCCACAAAGTCATCTCGACCATGAGTCACTTTTGACAACTGATAAGTATGGACCAAATGATAGAAATTATTTTTATCAGGTGGAACATAGAAAAGGAAACAATGTTTGTGAAAACAAGTTGCCAGCATCTGCTTCAGTATTTTCTGTCGCTCACTTTGAAAATGAAAGTAAAAATGACAGCAAACAGCAGGCAAACAAAATCTCTGACAACTTGTTTTTTGAAGACAAAGCTGATAGCATGGAATTACTGTCATGTGTATGCCCATGTGTACCACCAAATTATGGTGACAAACATTCTTTAAAAAGGCAGTTGACACATGACTTATCTGATGGAGACCAAACTAGTGCTAATAGTATAGCAAGTGATTACAATTCCCAGGCATCAAATGAAATGACCACAGAAGGGGAGGAAGATAACTTTGTAAAATCAAACCATTTCTCTGCAAACTTTGTTAGAAAAGCCACTGACAGACTCTATGGTAAATCAAAAGTCATTTCACGTGGCCAACCCCCTTTGAGTAATGACACATCAAGGGGTGATAAAACTTGCAGTGTTAAAAATGAACTGTTAAATATTTCTGGCCTAACAAAGGGTGAAACATTTAAAACATCACAAATCAACAATTCACATTCTGAAGAAGAAGGGGTGTTCATTGAAAAAGGGAGATGGCTTCTCAAAGAGAACCATTTAATAAGGAAGTCTCCACCTTTAAATCTCATAATGTCTGGAAATCTGGACACATCAGTCGATACAACATTTGACAATACAAGTGATGATATGGCATCCCCACATGTTTGTGCTCTGCATTCAGTACCTCCACTGTCTGAGATGTCATCCTCTGAAATTGAGGAGATGATTAAACCAAAGGCCACATGCAATTATTTCAGCATGCCTCATGCAAGTGATTCAGAACCATTCTCAGACCTAATCAGTCTTGAAAGTAAGCAAGGCCATGCTTCTAGGGGTTCCAATCTTATTCAAAAGACTGAAAGTGACAAACGATCAGTTAGAACTTCTGCAAAGTTGAGTATGAAAGTCGATGATGATGATTCATCGTTTGCATCAGTGGGCATTCATATGTTTAATAACAAAGTTGGTCCCCTGGCACAGCCATTGCCTGACAGGATACTTGAGGAGCAGGGACCTGGAGAAGCTGCTAGAATCAACAGAGCTCTTCCAAATCCAGACTCTCTAGATAAGCTTCATTTACTCTGTGGCCAACATTGTCCAATTCTGACTGCTGTCATTGAACCGAGCAATGAAGGAAGCAGAAGGTTCATATATCGGAAGAAAACCGATCTGGAAAATCAAAGGATACCTTACTTAGAAGATGGTTGTACTATTAGGAAATATGAGTGTTTAATGACTGAAAGTGGAACTTGCatggaattaaataaagtaataatTGATAGCATTGTTGATGACACCAGTAATTGGTTTAAAACCCCAAGTATTTACAATAAAATCAACAGAATTAAATTgggccttgatgcaaaatatttaGGGACAAGCGATAAAATCTTAAAATTGCCTTTGCACACTGACAAAGGAGAACTTGTACACAAAGATAAGCCATATCTTTCTGAAGTAATTATTGAGgtgaagaaaaaatatataaaaaatattgtaAAACGATGGTTCATGAAACAAAAGATGCAAAATAGTATCAAAGCCATCAAAGAAAAGATTAATCGTTGGTCAGTTCAAGCACAGAAAGTGGAAGATCCTTTGAGTGGACAGACTGATTCATACATTCTTAGTGCAAGAATAAGCATAGCCAATAATAATATTATTGTTCCTTTATTGGAAAGTGAAATTATAAGTTTAGTCTTCCCTTCAGAGGACTTCAACAGAAATGATGTCGCTTTTAATTCTGAGAAAGAACAATTCTGCGGCAGTCAAAAGCCAAGGTGTGgcaacaacaataaataa